Proteins encoded in a region of the Megalops cyprinoides isolate fMegCyp1 chromosome 3, fMegCyp1.pri, whole genome shotgun sequence genome:
- the LOC118774869 gene encoding solute carrier family 13 member 2-like produces MASFLRWLWIHRNYFIIFLTPLLFLALPLVIKSPEANCGFAIILMALYWCTECIPLAVTALLPVILFPMMGIMESTKVCEQYLKDSNMLFIGGLLVAIAVENCNLHKRIALRVLLVVGVRPALLMMGFMAVTAFLSMWISNTATTAMMLPIAQAVLQQLSDTEAAADNRELQAGCDNHAFEMSEIKDVKLKEAEFRKDEVSRAEEAMNMVEQRRLAREKKYLLLSKGMSLCVCYSASIGGTATLTGTTPNLILKGQVDELFPANKDVINFASWFGFAFPNMLLMLVFSWLWLQFMYLGFNLKKSFGCGNNNEGDMEAYQVMKNEYKGLGKMTFAEGSVLTIFILLVALWFTREPGFIPGWATVLFNQDKPYVTDGTVAILMSTLFFIIPSQMPQLPFHSNRPEEGSLKAPPTLLTWQVVHERMPWNIILLLGGGFALARGSETSGLSQWLGDSLSPLQNIHPAATSLLLSLLVGTFTECSSNTATTTLFLPILASMAVAIKLHPLYVMLPCTICASLAFMLPVATPPNAIAFSYGNLKVIDMAKAGFMLNIIGVLSINLAINTWGTAMFHLDKFPSWANQTMSVP; encoded by the exons ATGGCTAGCTTTCTCAGATGGCTGTGGATTCACAGGAACTACTTTATCATCTTCCTCACCCCGCTGCTCTTCCTGGCTTTGCCTCTGGTCATCAAGAGTCCG GAGGCAAACTGTGGCTTTGCCATCATCCTGATGGCCCTGTACTGGTGCACAGAGTGCATTCCCCTGGCCGTCACTGCTCTGCTGCCTGTCATCCTCTTCCCCATGATGGGCATCATGGAGTCCACCAAG GTGTGTGAGCAGTACCTTAAGGACTCCAACATGCTGTTCATTGGTGGGCTGCTGGTGGCCATAGCCGTGGAGAACTGCAACCTCCACAAACGCATCGCCCTGCGAGTTCTGCTGGTGGTCGGAGTCCGGCCTGCCCT gCTGATGATGGGCTTCATGGCTGTGACGGCGTTCCTCTCCATGTGGATCAGCAACACGGCCACCACCGCCATGATGCTGCCCATCGCCCAGgctgtgctgcagcagctcaGTGACACGGAGGCCGCGGCTGACAACCGCGAGCTGCAGGCTGGCTGTGACAACCACGCCTTCGAGATGAGCGAGATCAAGGACGTCAAGCTCAAGGAAGCGGAGTTCAGAAAGG ATGAggtcagcagagcagaggaggcgATGAACATGGTCGAGCAGAGGAGGCTGGCGCGGGAGAAGAAGTATCTGCTGTTATCCAAGGGCatgagtctctgtgtgtgctacTCTGCCAGCATTGGGGGCACCGCCACCCTCACTGGGACCACCCCAAATCTCATCCTGAAGGGCCAAGTGGACGA gttgTTTCCAGCTAACAAAGATGTGATCAACTTTGCCAGCTGGTTTGGGTTTGCCTTCCCCAACATGCTGCTAATGCTGGTCTTCtcctggttgtggctgcagTTCATGTACCTGGGCTTCAA TCTGAAGAAGTCCTTTGGCTGCGGGAACAATAACGAGGGTGATATGGAGGCTTACCAGGTGATGAAGAATGAGTACAAGGGGCTGGGCAAGATGACCTTTGCGGAGGGTTCTGTCCTCACCATCTTCATCCTGCTGGTGGCGCTGTGGTTCACAAGGGAGCCTGGATTCATACCTGGCTGGGCGACGGTGCTTTTCAACCAGGACAAGCC GTATGTCACTGACGGCACGGTTGCCATCTTGATGTCAACCCTCTTCTTCATCATCCCATCCCAGATGCCCCAGCTGCCGTTTCACAGCAACAGGCCAGAGG AGGGCAGTCTGAAGGCCCCGCCAACACTGCTGACCTGGCAGGTGGTCCATGAGAGGATGCCCTGGAACATTATCCTGCTGCTCGGGGGGGGCTTCGCCCTGGCGCGGGGCAGTGAG acaTCTGGTCTGTCTCAGTGGCTGGGGGACAGTCTGTCCCCCCTTCAGAACATCCACCCGGCTGCCAcgtccctgctgctctccctgctggTGGGAACCTTCACCGAATGCTCCAgcaacactgccaccaccaCTCTCTTCCTGCCCATCCTCGCCTCCATG GCTGTTGCTATTAAGCTCCACCCCCTTTACGTCATGCTGCCCTGCACTATCTGCGCCTCACTGGCCTTCATGCTGCCGGTTGCCACCCCACCCAACGCCATCGCCTTCTCCTATGGGAACCTCAAAGTCATCGACATG GCAAAGGCGGGTTTCATGCTCAACATCATTGGAGTCCTCTCCATCAACTTGGCCATCAACACCTGGGGAACAGCTATGTTTCATCTGGACAAGTTTCCCTCCTGGGCCAATCAGACCATGAGTGTACCCTGA
- the slc46a1 gene encoding proton-coupled folate transporter, which produces MDDSDTSAILPEEFTPYSADEIPDLGSVSADSETADVQNKRTLRPGRPPFPCPLPVSVEPVLFLAMFSLALQMPLYTQYLWDRISTDLGYNGTKSGGCGNSSGPPDALEKEVETLTAHWSLYINLGGFLMGLFVVTLLGSWSDRVGRRPVLVLACVGLALQAGVYLTVMYLRLPVAWFLLGRLLSGVTGDFNAVLAACFAHAADTSSHRGRTFRVAVLEACLGVAGMLASIIGGKWRRAQGYINPFWLALACNLAAALYAYLFVPESVTPEPSARLFSGEHHRAVLRLYGPQSRGGRGARLWLYALCFFLVVTVHFGSRDLYVLYELSAPLCWGPELVGYGSAAQHLSYLSSLLGLRVLQRCLDDSWVAILGLASNIAALLVISVASTTVLMFTGYGLNFLSMASTPVLRSKLSRLVDPSEQGALFASVACVEGMCSLVATGAFNSMYPATLPVMKGFPFLFGAILLLVPASIIGTMRCREVRAAPGTS; this is translated from the exons ATGGACGACTCGGACACAAGCGCGATTCTTCCCGAGGAGTTTACGCCGTACTCTGCGGACGAGATTCCGGATTTAGGCTCTGTCTCAGCAGATTCAGAGACCGCTGACGTCCAGAACAAACGCACCCTCCGCCCCGGACGTCCACCCTTCCCCTGTCCGCTGCCGGTCTCCGTGGAGCCCGTGTTGTTCCTGGCCATGTTCTCGCTGGCGCTCCAGATGCCGCTGTACACGCAGTATCTGTGGGACCGCATAAGTACAGATCTCGGCTACAACGGAACTAAATCAGGGGGATGCGGAAACTCCTCCGGGCCTCCTGATGCGCTGGAGAAG GAAGTGGAGACTCTGACAGCCCACTGGAGCTTGTACATCAACCTGGGGGGCTTCTTGATGGGGCTGTTCGTGGTGACGCTGCTGGGCTCCTGGAGCGACCGCGTGGGCCGCAGGCCGGTCCTGGTGCTGGCCTGCGTGGGCTTGGCGCTGCAGGCGGGCGTCTACCTGACCGTGATGTACCTGCGGCTGCCGGTGGCCTGGTTCTTGCTGGGCCGACTCCTGAGCGGCGTCACCGGCGACTTCAACGCCGTGCTGGCGGCCTGCTTCGCCCACGCAGCTGACACCAGCAGCCACCGCGGCCGCACCTTCCGCGTGGCAGTGCTGGAGGCCTGTCTGGGCGTGGCCGGGATGCTGGCGAGCATCATCGGGGGGAAGTGGCGGCGGGCACAGGG GTATATTAACCCTTTCTGGCTTGCCCTGGCCTGTAACCTGGCAGCCGCCCTGTACGCCTACCTGTTCGTGCCGGAGTCGGTGACCCCTGAGCCCTCGGCCCGGCTGTTCTCCGGAGAGCACCACCGTGCCGTCTTGCGGCTGTACGGGCCTCAGTCGCGGGGCGGGCGTGGGGCCCGGCTCTGGCTCTACGCTCTCTGCTTCTTCCTGGTGGTGACGGTGCACTTTGGCAGCCGAGACCTGTACGTGCTGTACGAGCTGAGCGCCCCGCTCTGTTGGGGGCCTGAGCTGGTCGGCTACGGCTCAGCAGCTCAGCACCTGTCCTACCTGAGCAGTCTGCTGGGGCTTAGGGTCCTGCAGCGATGCCTGGATGACTCCTGGGTGGCTATTCTGGGGCTGGCCTCCAACATCGCTGCCCTGCTGGTCATCTCTGTCGCCAGCACCACTGTGCTCATGTTCACAG GCTACGGGCTGAACTTCCTGTCCATGGCCTCCACTCCTGTCCTCCGCTCCAAGCTGTCCAGACTGGTGGACCCATCTGAACaag gTGCTCTGTTTGCATCAGTGGCCTGTGTGGAAGGGATGTGCTCACTGGTGGCTACTGGAGCATTTAACTCCATGTACCCCGCTACCCTGCCTGTGATGAAGGGATTCCCCTTCCTCTTCGGTGCCATCCTCCTACTCGTCCCTGCCTCAATCATTGG AACCATGAGGTGCAGAGAAGTGAGGGCAGCCCCCGGGACCTCTTGA
- the vtnb gene encoding vitronectin b, translated as MSLWGILLLAVLATAFAAEENCAGRCDKGFDATKKCQCDSMCGYYGSCCADYDTTCRTKIARGDTFHDPDDEIEAPNTTLATTTVHDTSTPTPTPTPTPAVPTKPLEPEADPCSGRTFDSFMQLKNGSIYAFRGEYFFELDERSVLPGYPKLIKDVWGISGPIDAAFTRINCQGKTYIFKGNKYWRFDGDVLDDDYPRDISVGFEKIPDDVDAAFALPATSHHGKEKVYFFKGDRYYLYEFKHQPTHEECAQISKTSPSLLFTQYTDVYCDKWTDLFSLLFEVQGHHHGPRFISKDWVGIKSPVDAAMAGRLYIAPRATPAPTPAPALVRSRSRSARRRKGRRNRGRGQRGQRRRQARSLWDTLEYLFDYDYMYDPMDFTEVEVVEEKSQPVQNVYFFKKDKYYRVDLQTKRVDYANPPYPRSIAKYWLGCKAETGAEKK; from the exons ATGAGCCTGTGGGGCATCTTGCTGTTGGCGGTGCTCGCCACGGCGTTCGCCGCTGAAG AGAACTGTGCTGGCCGCTGTGATAAAGGCTTTGACGCGACGAAGAAATGCCAGTGCGATTCCATGTGCGGCTACTATGGAAGCTGCTGTGCTGACTATGACACCACCTGCCGCACCAAGA TTGCGCGAGGCGATACGTTTCATGATCCAGATGATGAAATAGAGGCCCCTAACACCACTCTCGCCACGACCACAGTCCATGACACCtccacccctacccccaccccgaCACCAACCCCTGCCGTGCCCACCAAGCCCCTGGAGCCTGAAGCAGACCCCTGCAGTGGCCGAACCTTCGACTCCTTCATGCAGCTGAAGAACGGCTCCATCTACGCCTTCCGAG GTGAGTACTTCTTTGAGCTGGATGAGAGGTCGGTGTTACCAGGCTACCCCAAGCTCATCAAGGACGTGTGGGGCATTTCCGGGCCTATTGATGCCGCCTTCACCCGCATCAACTGCCAGGGGAAGACCTACATCTTCAAG GGAAATAAATACTGGCGCTTTGATGGTGATGTCCTGGATGACGATTATCCTCGCGACATTTCCGTGGGCTTTGAGAAGATTCCGGATGACGTCGATGCTGCGTTTGCTCTCCCTGCTACTAGCCATCATGGAAAAGAGAAAGTCTACTTTTTTAAAG GAGACCGGTACTACCTGTATGAGTTCAAGCACCAGCCGACCCATGAGGAGTGTGCACAAATCTCCAAGACCTCCCCGTCTCTCCTTTTCACCCAATACACCGACGTATACTGTGACAAGTGGACAGACCTCTTCAGTCTGCTCTTTGAAG TGCAAGGACACCATCACGGCCCCCGCTTCATCAGCAAGGACTGGGTGGGCATCAAGTCTCCTGTGGATGCCGCGATGGCAGGGCGTCTCTACATAGCCCCTAGGGCCACgcccgcccccacccccgcccccgccctcgTCCGCTCCCGCAGCCGCTCCGCCAGGCGGCGCAAGGGTCGACGCAACCGTGGGCGTGGCCAGCGCGGCCAGAGGCGCAGGCAGGCGCGATCCCTCTGGGATACATTGGAGTACCTGTTTGACTACGATTACATGTACGACCCCATGGACTTcacagaggtggaggtggtggaagAGAAGAGCCAGCCAGTGCAGAACGTCTACTTCTTCAAGAAAG ATAAATATTACAGGGTGGATTTACAGACCA